In Pan paniscus chromosome 13, NHGRI_mPanPan1-v2.0_pri, whole genome shotgun sequence, one DNA window encodes the following:
- the LOC106634503 gene encoding high mobility group protein B1-like produces the protein MGKGDPKKPRGKMSSYAFFVQTCREECKKKHPDASVSFSEFSKKCSERWKAMSAKDKGKFEDMAKVDKAHYEREMKTYIPPKGETKKKFEDSNAPKRPPSAFLLFCSEYCPKIKGEHPGLPTSDVAKKLVEMWINTFADDKQLCEKKAAKLKEKYKKDTATYRAKGKPDAAKKGVVKAEKSKKKKEEEEDKEDEEDYEEKDEEDDDE, from the coding sequence ATGGGCAAAGGAGACCCTAAGAAGCCGAGAGGCAAAATGTCATCATATGCATTTTTTGTGCAAACTTGTCGGGAGGAGTGTAAGAAGAAGCACCCGGATGCCTCAGTCAGCTTCTCAGAGTTTTCTAAGAAGTGCTCAGAGAGGTGGAAGGCCATGTCTGctaaagataaaggaaaatttgAAGATATGGCAAAGGTGGACAAGGCCCattatgaaagagaaatgaaaacctatatcCCTCCTAAAGGGGAGACAAAAAAGAAGTTCGAGGATTCCAATGCACCCAAGAGGCCTCCTTCGGCCTTTTTGCTGTTCTGCTCTGAGTATTGCCCAAAAATCAAAGGAGAGCATCCTGGCCTGCCTACTAGTGATGTTGCAAAGAAACTGGTAGAGATGTGGATTAACACTTTTGCAGATGACAAGCAGCTTTGTGAAAAGAAGGCTGCAAAgctgaaggaaaaatacaaaaaggatacAGCTACATATCGAGCTAAAGGAAAGCCTGATGCAGCAAAAAAGGGAGTTGTCAAGGCTgaaaagagcaagaaaaagaaggaagaggaggaagataaggaagatgaagaggattatgaggagaaagatgaagaagatgatgatgaatAA